Genomic segment of Arachis stenosperma cultivar V10309 chromosome 4, arast.V10309.gnm1.PFL2, whole genome shotgun sequence:
CTGGGTAATTCGAATGtaattgattcgaattatatatatatggtgcgaatgaagttgattcgaattagttTGGAGTGGTTTTCTATATATATGGTGTGAAATCATGTTGCTGTGAACAAAGAAGTGAGATGGCTAGTGAGGATAGTTTTCTAGTGCTAGTACATCACAGAAGATCGATTAAGAGGAAAACTCGGTCTGGCGTGAAGTTCACCGATAAGGATCCTCTATGTATTATCGTGAGCCCCACAACCAGTTACGATGCTCTCGTTAGCTCCGTGCTTGGCAAACTTGGTCTGGAAGGAGTGAAAAGGGTTAAGAAGTTTTTCTATCGCATTCCAATCACGGTGCTCCACGATACGGTGAAGTATGATTGTTTCACGATCGGGAGTGATGAGGACTTGCAGGTCATGTTTCTCTCTCGTAGGCAGTTTCCCGAGGTGAGGACACCAGAGCTGTTGGCGAAGTTCGTCGACGTGGTATCTAGCTCTGGTGGGTCGAACCGGAATGCCAACACTATAGCCACGGTGGCCGGTTCGAGCTCGAGACCTGCGGTTGCTTCTTCCTCCGTTCTAGTGTATGAGGCAGCGGTCCAGCCTGCCGCCTCCCCATCGTTTGCTATTGATCTCGGCGGCAATGTTGGAGACGAGGTTGGATATGGGGAACATCATCCGACTGAAGTACAGTGTCCTCCACCGGCTGGTGTTGGAGAGGGATTGTGTGATGATCCAGATGATGATGAAGTCGAGCCGGATATTATCGCTGATGAAAGCAGCGATGATGTTGGAGCGAGTGATCCGATAAGGCCTACTGGTGGTTCTAGTTCTGGCACACATCAGTACCCACCccatttttcatctttggatctggATGCCATGAAGCATGACGAACATCCTGGGCAGCTAGCTGGATTTGGCGCTAGAGATACCAAAGGGTCTGCCGGTATGACAGAGTTCCAGGTTGGTCAACAATTCCAGGATAAAGATGAGGCGCTGTTGAGTGTCAAGACGTACAGCATCCGTCGAGGGGTACAGTACAAGGTAGTTGAGTCTGACTATCGCAGGTACGTGGGAAAGTGTTCTGAGTTTGGGAATGGGTGCACATGGTTGATTAGGCTGAGCCTCCGACAACGCAAGGGCATCTGGGAAGTCAAGCGGTACAACGGGCCGCATACCTATCTCTCCACCTCCATCTCCAGCGACCATAGGAGCTTGGACTACCACGTGATAGCGACATTCATCATGCCAATGGTTAGGGTTGACGCATCCGTCAACATCAAGGTGCTTCTAAATGCAACGGCAGCACACTTTGGCTTTAGGCCTACATACAGGAGGGTGTGGATGGCGAAGTAGAAGGCGGTCGCAATCATCTACGGGGACTGGGATGAGTCGTACAACGAGCTCCCTCGGTGGGTCTTAGGAGTTCAGTTGACTATGCCTGGCACTGTAGCAGTCCTCAGGACCTGCCCTGTTCGAGTTGGTGGACAGGTCGACGAGTCTCAGGCTTATTTTCATAGGATGTTCTGGACTTTTTCCCCTTGTATCGAAGCATTTCGTCATTACAAGCCGTTGGTGAGTATTGACGGCACCCATCTATATGGCAAGTATAGGGGAACGTTGCTTGTGGCGATTGCACAGGACGGGAATTCCAACATACTCCCTGTGGCATTCGCCCTAGTTGAGGGTGAGAATGCTGAGTCATGGTCCTTCTTTCTCTCCCACCTCCGTCAGCACGTGACACCTCAGCCAGGTCTGTTAGttatttcagataggcataacGGCATCAAGGCAGCACTTGAGGCACCTGATGGGGGATGGCTACCTTCGTCTGCATACCGGGCATTCTGCATTCGATACGTTGCAGCGAATTTCGCCCTCACCTTCAAGGGTAAAGATGCCCGGAGGCTTCTTGTGAACGCCGCATATGCGAAGACCGAGGTAGAGTTTGACTACTGGTTTGACATCCTGCACTCCAAAAATCCGGCAATGTGTGACTGGGCAAACCGAATTGAGTACTCGTTGTGGACACAGTACTGTGATGAGGGTCGGAGATTCGGACACATGACGACCAACATATCAGAGTGTGTCAATTCAATCCTGAAGAGGGTAAGGAACCTCCCTGTGTGCTCGCTAGTGAAGGCCACATACGAAAGGCTGGCTGAGCTATTTGTCCGTAAGGGGAGGGAGGCCGAGGCTAATATGGGTACTGGACAACAATTCAATCAATACCTAGTCAAGTGTATCGAGGCCAACCTGAAGACAGCCAGGTGCTTCACGGTGACTGTTTATGACAGGGATAACTCGGAGTACACCGTGGCAGAGACGACGCCAACAGGTTCATTCTCACTTGGGACCTACAGGGTCTCACTGGGGTCTCAGACTTGTGATTGTGGATACTTCCAAGCACTTCATTTCCCGTGTCCTCACGCATTGGTGTGCTGTGCTTATTCACGTCTTACTTGGCAGCCTTACGTCCACCAGGTCTATCGCATTAGTTTCATTTTCGGTGTCTACCAGATGGGATTTACACCTCCTATTCCGGAGGGTTTCTGGCCACCCTATGCCGGGCCTACCGTTATACCGGATCCGAACATGAGGCATGCGAAGGAGGGTCGTCCAAGGTCCACACGCATTCGCACCAACATGGATGATGCAGATACAAACCGGCCAAAGAGATGCGGCCTCTGCAGGCAGCCCGGACACACTCGTCGGAGTTGTCCTCAAGCCGGACGACACACCAGGACAGGTGGGAATGAGTAGGAGCATTGCTGCATCtggttttatttattttagtatcaGCACATGTATTTTACTTCAGTTATCAACCAGTGTTCTACGTGGAACTAATTTGTAACTTATAAGTTATGCAAGTTGAATGTCATTCTAATTATGGATTTAAGTTTCTAAAACAAAGTTCATAAGCTAATGGGATGTCTGATAATACATAACATAATTAGAAAGTAACTGCTTCATGAACAAATACCTTAATGAAACCATACATATGAACGATAACCAACAAAGAAGGTACATAAGATAAACATAACAACACGACACTAATATCCCTAAGTCATCTAAAGAGGTGAGACCCCGTGAAACAACGGCGTGGAACCCATGTCCTGTGTGGTCGCCGTACAAGTGGCTCCTCATCCTCAATCGAGTCGCTGTCGTCATCAGGAGCTGCCTGTGTCGGGGTCCTCTGCGGGACATGGACGGGTCTGGATGATGACGGGCCGGCAACTGAATGTGACCCTATAGTCTGGGCCGATGCAGGTGTCCCACCAAGGGCAAAGGTATGCAAAGGAGGCACCGTGGGTGGCTCGTTCAGATCTACATCTAGCGGTGCCTGTGGCCCTGACGTGTGAACCCGTCCTGGTGCAGCCTCATCCTCCTGCATGATGGTCCTGATATCCTCAAGGAAATGCGGTCCACCGAACTCGGCAACAACGCCATCGCTAGCAAGGAAGTCTGGAAATATAGAGCCCGGACTCACCCATGGAGTACTCTCTTGAAGGGTCTGATCGTCACCGGGAACACCGACAAAATAATCTCCAAGAGGTCCACCCACACCACCAGCGTTAGTGTGGCTCGTGGGATCTCCCATACCAGATCCATACCACTCACCATCATGACCCCCCTAATGGGGCCTATCAACCCCCGCTGCATCACCTCCTCCAGCTGCATCCCCCCAGGCTGATGGGCAGCCTCTCTAGGTGCAGCTCCTGCCTCCACGACCACGTCGTCTCCCGCCACCCCTAACTGCGTCGTCAACGTCATCCATAGCTTGCTCCAACCAATCTACCTCACGCTAGCTACGACGTGTCCCAACTCGGGCTCTCCTCTCAATACGACGTCTGTCAGGAACATCGTCGACTCGGTCCATCTCTGGAACTCGGCCTACACCCCTCTGCGTAGCCTCCTCCGGAATAGAAATACCTCTCGGATCCCCCAAGAGCATCTCCGGTGAAAGGAACCTCTTTCCGTGCTGATGCCACCATGCCAAGAACTCATGGGAGGGGCCTGGATCGGGCACGATGTCGAACTGTAGAATGTGCTCCGCACGCTCCTGCCAGTGAAGATGCCAATCGGGTAAGTGCGACGGGAACCAACGATCACCTCCTCTCCCGTCCTTCGACATCAAGAAGTCGATGTTCAGGGCGGGACGCGGTGGGGCTGAAAGCCACCAAACTGCGGTAACACTCTATCAACCTGATGCCACTCGACCACCACAAAATAAATCAGGGACGTCACACATCGCCATAACATCGTATGCCGAGGCTCCAAGACCTCAGGATGGACAATCTGGATGACGTCGAGTGCACTATAGGGCATCCATATGAACTGTAAAAAAaccaaataaacaaaaattcatACTTCTGACACAAAATATAAACTgaaaaaaccattaacaaataCAACAATCACTAACAAGTAAAACCGTTAACAAAAACAGCTACCACATACCTCTATCATAAACCACTACCCTAAACCACTAACCGTCACTAAAACCACTatcaaaaaccattaacaaaaaccccTAACAAAAACCAATAACAAAACTTACTAAcacaaaaaccattaacaaaaaccaccTCCCTATACCACTATCGTAAACCGCTAACACTGACATAAACCGCTATAAAAaaccattaaaaaaaatcacttgCCCACACCACTATCCTAAACCGCTAACACTAACATAAACCGCTataaaaaaccattaacaaaaaccactTGCCTAAAACCACTATCCTAAACCCCTATCCTAAACCGCTATCCCAAACCACTTCCCTAAACCACTATCCTAAACCACTAACAATAACATAAACCATTATCAAAAACCAATAACAAATACCACTATCACTAAACCACTATCATAAGACACGGACAAATGGCACTATCATCAACCATTACCATAAACCACTAACAGAAAACACTATCAACAGCGCAACATCATAAACCACTAACCTCGTCGTTGATCACCCCGGCAATATGAGCAACTCCATCCAAACGATAAAGCCTCCCAATATCGTCCCCCATTGCCTGAATATGCCGCTCCGGTCTTACTCGACCCAAATGTTGGTCGTTTTCTCTGGAATTTGGTGGGGTATGAGAATGAGAAAGTGATTCGAATGAACTTGGTTCGAACTCCTTATATAGCCGAATCCCTTGTAATTGGAATCAATTAGATTCGAATTACTAACTACCACCAACTacacataattcgaatcaatttGATTCGAAAATCACTCGCGTGCCATTCTCCCagtaattcgaattgatataATTCGAACTACACTATCCTAATTCGAAGCTTATCGTTTCGAATTACTATGAAATATTGCGTGCATAATTCGATTcttattgattcgaattaggtTGAAAAAGTTCTTGCAAGTAATTCGAATGGAGTCAATTCGAATTACGTGGAAAAATGATTTGAATCCTATTGATTCAAATTACATAAATATGAGTTTTGGTGGATTGAGGTATCAAAGTTTGATTTGGCTGATTTGGGTTAAAATGAGCTGCCCTTGGCTCATTTGGGTTTTTTACCcgaaaatttattataaaaaaaatttaatttgatttaattaaagTATCAAAACTCATGGAATAAAAAGTCCCTTTTTATCTGTTACCCTTATATACAGATGATAGAGTTAAGAAACAAGGAATTAATATCAAATGCACCAAGTCAAATTTTACAACCCATACATATTACGAGAGTTTtagaattataaattttgtgggtaagtaatttttagaatttttattattatttaattaataaaaatactaaattatttttaataaataaattttattaatttatatgtgtaaattttaaaaaatgtagttacaaataaattgtattaatttatatatataattttaataaatataaatataaattatatttttttgtttgtccTATAAATATGAATACAAATTAgtattaactaaaaataataatattcactgatcatataatattatattgCTATTTTAGAATCATAGAAAACTTTCAGAAATTCACCCCTTGTTTGCCCTGGTAGTTGTGTTCCTTTGCATGCCTTTTAGAAAGACTTGCACAAAACagatttcttttcttttcttttctttttttccagACTTGGTTTAGTTTGCTTAATTAAGATCaaatagtcacaaaaaaaaattaagttcaaatagttatttttttcaCCCATGCAAAAGACCAAAAGATTCTTATTTAGGCAAAGAATTACTTAATTAATCTATCTATCAATTCTGTTTCTATATGAGACTATAAATATATGAAAGAGGAATGCTAGGTGACAGTAATTTTAGTGTTTTATAACCATCAATTGGTcatcaatagtatttttaatagtgTAAAATTACATCTGATGGTAAGAGATCActcacttttattttgatgATTAAGTAATGGTTagaaaacaccaaaattactaccCCTAGACTTTTTCTATATGAAATGTCGCACTTCACCAACTACAAATTACAAGCCCTCACTGAAAATGATTATAGTCATTCGTCAAATTAAATAGAAACTAGAAACAAGCATGACATTGATGCTGGCAAGAACTAGAATCACTTAAATATTATTATGaacacaatttttttcaaattatattatttatgtcTTTTAAAACAAACAGTTGTGTAGGTATATTGCAATCGAAGACTTTTTAGAAGAAATTATGAGTTATAGTTTTACAAATTCGATCAAGAAAAGGTTGGTATTTTCGAGAATTGAGCTTTTTGGATTATTTGTTCAAGGATGAatattaaagagaaattgaatagATTAGGCATTATTTACCAAAGTGATAATATATGTGTCCTGTGTAAAAATGTGATGAAATTtgttcattatttatttttattatgtgaGTTTACGTGACAGATATGGTATGCTTTTATAGAATTTGGATTGTCCCAAGAACCATTAAAGGCACGAGGAGCAAAAGATGTGATTGTCTGGGCTCTTTTCAATGATTTAAACGACAGAATTttcaacaataaaaaaagaggtgttgaggtcaTATAAAGAATGATATTTTTAAACTACAAAAAGTGTAGTGATattattaaagtaaaaattctCAACTAATTTTACATGAGGAATGCTAGGGAACCAATaacttttgtgatttgtagccaTCAAATAACCATCAATGATggttttaatggtgtgagattggtgtgagatttcatccaaagACTCACTTTTTTTTTGCTGATTATATGTTAGCCAGAATTTAATAAAGTTGAtggcccctagacttttccattCTACATTACGCATATATTTTACTTTAATAATATCACTACATATGAATATGATACCTATTTACAAACTTGAATGTGctaattttttagttatataGTTGTTCTTGATCAATTCTAACTAATATCtctataaaattttaacaaaataataagttgacaacttattttatattactacTTGATAATTATACTAACATAATTATGATAAATTCTAACTACAAACTTTgaccttttttttaatttgatcaattttgatttgttaaattataccatttttatcattttttgcTGTTATATCGTATTAAAActtatgtaattttttaataattataattcaatttgaattcttcaatttagttagtttaatttctcACGTACAAATTTTCAAGCTTCACCATTCACAATTTACAAATTCCCACCCAAtaactatatattatataattatataaatatttagcCATTCATCAACTAGAATAAAAACTAGAAACAAGCATGACATTTATTCCACCCTAATTATATGTCTTCCAAAACAAACAGCAACGCAGGTAGCAAGTAAAAGCTAAATAAAACACTAACAAGCTGAAGAGACTATAATATCATTCAAACAAGAGTTCACAAGTTGTAGAGATCCTAGCAACCTTagatatcttttttaaaatttcaaacctattttcttttcttgaggAACTCGAGCAACATATGGTCATCTTCTTTAACACACTTGCATTCTGCAGAATATATATTGCAAATTGAATATCAACATCAGCACCATGAAAATTGTCTATAGTGCAGGCTCTTAGGTGCGATGAAAGGCATCCGGGAACGGTTTTCGGGTAATGCCGACTTAGTCGATCCGACAAACTTGCCGATATCTTCTTCTCCTGCAAGCAATCGAAGCATCacaaacaataaaataatttccaATACAAGAAAAAATAGAAGGGAAAACAAAAATCCTTTACTACTCTCCATCAACCTTTCTCAGTTCAAGAATTTGAAGCAAGGGACAGGAGTTGAGCAGTCTAAGTAGCAACCACCATCTACAATCATACACAGAGAACTGCACGTGAATTAGATTGCCGAAAGTGATGTCAAGAGGTCTGAAGTTTAGATACAAATCGAGAGATTCAATTTGCAAGTCCTCAATATTTGGGCATCCTGAGAGAATCATATCAACATATTCACGTTTTGCAAATTCAACCCCATCCATATACAAAGTTTGAAGAGCCGGTAACTGTACTGTTGAAATACGGTCCACTGTTAAGTTTGCCAACTTGAGAACAACAAGGGTTGAACATGTCAGAATTCCAATCGGCAACTTTATATCAGAATAAATGGGCGGTGACAGCTCAATCCTCCCAACTTGACGCTGTATGGCGGTGTTGAGCCACAATTCTACATCACATTGAGCACTTAAAGAATACTCAGATTTGAGGCGGAAATTGAGAATGGGTTGCGTCACATCTCGCGAGAGTATAACTGCGTATGCGAAGCGAACAAACAGTTCTTCCTCATCCGGGAAGAGTGCGTCATCGAGGTCCACTGTGGGAACTGAGTGCCACAGATCCCTCCACCTGCTCGAGAGAATGCTTGTTGCTGCAACCATTTTAGATTCCAGAAAAGAAAGGATGTGAACAAGAATCGGATCCGGTAATGCACTAATTCTATCAACTCTTGATATGCCTGGTGCCATTGTTGGGTTCAGAGAGAGATCAAGAAAGAGATTTTGGTTTAGCAAACCTGACTTGTTTCTTAGGCATATAAAGAGGGGACTGATATTGTCCCTTGGAATTCCCACCAGGCCATTATGGTGTTTAATGGTCGGTTGGATGGGACCggatttaattaaatttggaCTTGGTTcgttataaaaatttaattgaaataaacaaacaagtaaaatgataaataaattttaaatatttatatttttgataggttaattttttttaaaaaaatattaataaaatttttaataataaaggtggataaattagtttaaattaaaaattttattttaattataagaattaatttagaagttatgtatttatatatattattttagaaaattttattaatatattttttagaaattaatctattcaaaaaataaatttttaaagatttatttatCATCTtacttaaaacaaaattaaattaaattaaattaatccaaatcattttaatttatttatttacttaaacAGATTTGtgaatttgatttaatttttcagacagaaaaatacttaaaaataaaaattaaagtaattcaatatataattaaaatatgcaATTTTATAAAGGTGACTTTTACTAGGTTTACAATTCAATGGTGATGGCTTATGCGAGAGCAGCTAAATAGAATTGGACTTGTATATACTATTTGACCGCCATATAAGACCATAATGAGGTATAGTAATGGGTTTAGGAAAGATTTTTATTACAGTATAACGCGGGGTGGAGACTGGAGAGAagtaattttgattaaaaactaaaaaaggataaattacagaaaatatactcaaattattttaatgcaaaaaaaatgtttttgaattttgttattaaaaaaatatttttaaattatttaaaaatgtaataaaaatacttaatattaaatatgtatttataaagaaattttttaaaattaaattttgatatcaTTTTTTGTAaccataattaaaaaattaagatatttttatttttaaaatttagtgattttttattaaatatatattttttgttatttttattaacaactaataatatttttaaaaaataaaaaaaatatagaatcaaAGTTTTATTCagttttttgtatatatatttttaaataattatctacaaaattttagatcaaatatataagtattttaccaaatataaaaattatttgttatttataaaaaaataatattttttatatttttatcatatttttaaataatttaaaattgtaatatttttattaatttgagtatattttttatagttcATCCAAAATAGTTGGTGTCATTGGGTAAGCTCGTGTTCTTCTCTTTGGTCTCATCTCCAGCAATATTTCAACCTTTAACCAAGGCTCCAATTATTTTGATATACTCCTTACTTGTTTCTTCGCCTATTAATTTTGTTATGAATAAGTCTCAATCCCCCGAGTACCAACTACCAAGGCCCAAAAGGTGAAGTCTCGATCCAAGATAGTTGACGGCACGTCAACCTCGAATTCTCATTGGGAAGGTAAAATCCACAACCAGTGAATTATGAGAGGCCTAGAATAATACCCTTTAATTAATGTGGAAAGGAGGAACCACCCGGAcctaaaaaaaaatgaaaggagAAACGACAAGTCACTAGCACATTGAGCCAAATTAAGATACCAATAAATAATTGAGTCAATActgttataaaataattaaaaaaataaataaagaaaaggtaacaagtataaaaatataaagagagaaaaaaaagtattgCAACATAAAAAGAGAGAattgtttatttctttttgtgTGTGTTTAAAGACTTCAGTCTATGTTCCTATTTATACATGTGCAAGACTTCTCTTTTTCAAACTACATTAAATTCATTCATTCTTGAAAAACTCTATCTTATAAAAAATGAGTAT
This window contains:
- the LOC130975576 gene encoding uncharacterized protein LOC130975576, producing MASEDSFLVLVHHRRSIKRKTRSGVKFTDKDPLCIIVSPTTSYDALVSSVLGKLGLEGVKRVKKFFYRIPITVLHDTVKYDCFTIGSDEDLQVMFLSRRQFPEVRTPELLAKFVDVVSSSGGSNRNANTIATVAGSSSRPAVASSSVLVYEAAVQPAASPSFAIDLGGNVGDEVGYGEHHPTEVQCPPPAGVGEGLCDDPDDDEVEPDIIADESSDDVGASDPIRPTGGSSSGTHQYPPHFSSLDLDAMKHDEHPGQLAGFGARDTKGSAGMTEFQVGQQFQDKDEALLSVKTYSIRRGVQYKVVESDYRRYVGKCSEFGNGCTWLIRLSLRQRKGIWEVKRYNGPHTYLSTSISSDHRSLDYHVIATFIMPMVRVDASVNIKVLLNATAAHFGFRPTYRRVWMAK
- the LOC130975577 gene encoding uncharacterized protein LOC130975577, whose product is MPGTVAVLRTCPVRVGGQVDESQAYFHRMFWTFSPCIEAFRHYKPLVSIDGTHLYGKYRGTLLVAIAQDGNSNILPVAFALVEGENAESWSFFLSHLRQHVTPQPGLLVISDRHNGIKAALEAPDGGWLPSSAYRAFCIRYVAANFALTFKGKDARRLLVNAAYAKTEVEFDYWFDILHSKNPAMCDWANRIEYSLWTQYCDEGRRFGHMTTNISECVNSILKRVRNLPVCSLVKATYERLAELFVRKGREAEANMGTGQQFNQYLVKCIEANLKTARCFTVTVYDRDNSEYTVAETTPTGSFSLGTYRVSLGSQTCDCGYFQALHFPCPHALVCCAYSRLTWQPYVHQVYRISFIFGVYQMGFTPPIPEGFWPPYAGPTVIPDPNMRHAKEGRPRSTRIRTNMDDADTNRPKRCGLCRQPGHTRRSCPQAGRHTRTGGNE
- the LOC130976649 gene encoding F-box/FBD/LRR-repeat protein At1g16930-like is translated as MAPGISRVDRISALPDPILVHILSFLESKMVAATSILSSRWRDLWHSVPTVDLDDALFPDEEELFVRFAYAVILSRDVTQPILNFRLKSEYSLSAQCDVELWLNTAIQRQVGRIELSPPIYSDIKLPIGILTCSTLVVLKLANLTVDRISTVQLPALQTLYMDGVEFAKREYVDMILSGCPNIEDLQIESLDLYLNFRPLDITFGNLIHVQFSVYDCRWWLLLRLLNSCPLLQILELRKEKKISASLSDRLSRHYPKTVPGCLSSHLRACTIDNFHGADVDIQFAIYILQNASVLKKMTICCSSSSRKENRFEILKKISKVARISTTCELLFE